Proteins encoded by one window of Arachis hypogaea cultivar Tifrunner chromosome 1, arahy.Tifrunner.gnm2.J5K5, whole genome shotgun sequence:
- the LOC112705604 gene encoding glucose-6-phosphate/phosphate translocator 1, chloroplastic → MISSLKYTAPSLLAGSAAFSCRKRVPVPRLPPSIQNLQQSTALPSLSSHKPLYIIPCTQNLTFSTKPRRKVAECHAYEADKSQPQAAGTSEAAQKLKIGLYFATWWALNVVFNIYNKKVLNAFPYPWLTSTLSLAAGSLIMFISWATRLAHVPKVNMDFWKALFPVAVAHTIGHVAATVSMSKVAVSFTHIIKSGEPAFSVLVSRFLLGESFPIPVYLSLVPIIGGCALAAVTELNFNMIGFMGAMISNLAFVFRNIFSKKGMKGMSVSGMNYYACLSILSLLILTPFAILVEGPKMWAVGWQTALSQIGPNFVWWVVAQSVFYHLYNQVSYMSLDQISPLTFSIGNTMKRISVIVSSILIFHTPIHPTNALGAAIAILGTFLYSQAKQ, encoded by the exons ATGATATCATCCCTAAAGTACACAGCACCCTCACTCCTCGCCGGCTCTGCTGCATTCTCCTGCAGAAAGCGTGTTCCTGTTCCAAGGCTACCACCCTCTATTCAAAATCTTCAACAAAGCACTGCACTACCCTCTCTCTCTTCCCATAAACCACTTTACATTATTCCATGCACTCAGAACCTCACATTCTCAACTAAACCTAGAAGGAAGGTTGCAGAGTGTCATGCCTATGAGGCAGATAAGTCACAACCACAAGCAGCAGGGACATCAGAGGCGGCTCAGAAGCTCAAGATTGGTTTGTATTTTGCTACATGGTGGGCACTGAACGTTGTCTTCAACATATACAACAAGAAGGTTCTCAATGCTTTTCCTTACCCTTGGCTCACTTCCACTCTGTCCCTCGCCGCCGGCTCTCTTATCATGTTCATCTCCTGGGCCACAAGGCTCGCTCATGTCCCTAAAGTTAACATGGATTTCTGGAAGGCCTTGTTCCCT GTTGCAGTAGCACACACCATTGGACATGTTGCAGCTACTGTGAGTATGTCTAAAGTTGCAGTGTCATTTACTCACATCATCAAGAGTGGAGAACCGGCTTTCAGCGTCCTAGTATCGAGGTTCTTGCTCGGCGAATCGTTCCCTATACCGGTTTACTTATCACTGGTGCCAATTATTGGAGGTTGTGCTCTTGCTGCTGTGACCGAACTCAATTTTAATATGATCG GGTTTATGGGGGCTATGATATCAAATTTGGCATTTGTGTTTAGGAACATATTCTCAAAGAAAGGAATGAAGGGCATGTCCGTTAGTGGAATGAACTATTATGCTTGCCTTTCCATATTGTCTCTATTGATTCTCACACCTTTTGCCATTCTTGTGGAGGGTCCTAAGATGTGGGCTGTTGGCTGGCAAACTGCCCTCTCTCAGATTGGTCCAAATTTTGTTTG GTGGGTAGTTGCTCAGAGTGTGTTCTACCACTTGTATAATCAAGTCTCTTACATGTCTCTTGATCAAATATCTCCCTTGACATTTAGCATAGGGAACACAATGAAGAGAATTTCAGTAATTGTCTCTTCCATTCTTATCTTCCACACGCCAATTCATCCCACCAATGCACTTGGTGCTGCCATTGCAATTCTTGGCACCTTCCTTTATTCACAG GCAAAACAGTGA
- the LOC112763458 gene encoding putative receptor-like protein kinase At3g47110 — MLPKLVGLYMGINYLSGRIPSSLCNATMLNTIDLAYNSFSGYIPDIFGSLRSLQLLNLGKNNLTSDSSDSELSIINSLTNCRFLKELTFSRNPLDSILPISVGNLSTSLVDLNLRGCSMRGTIPASIGNLSSLIKLDLGTNNFVGTFPTSIGKLIKLQGFYLHDNQLEGFVPNQLCQLTSLDSFAVKSNKFSGPIPSCLGNLTSLRWLWLSSNEFNSIPSTLWELSNLLHLDLSSNNLSGYLPLESGNLKAISWMYLSGNQFSGSIPRSLSNLMNLALLTLARNKFEGPIPESFGRMVSLELLDLSENNLFGVIPKTLEALIYLKYFNISHNKLKGKIPDGGPFANFSAQSFMGNKGLCGAPRFHFSECKIEKSRKWNAHIVLTYILPAAIVTTLLVAFLCILKFRKHKVVNNSEVNQSEARWRRISYYEIQQAIDRFNDGNLLGVGSFGRVYKGVLSDGTNVAVKVYNLGLEGAFRSFDAECEILRSVRHRNLTKIISSCSNMDFKALILSLMPNGSLERWLHSEHHGLSMIQRLNIMIDVAEAMDYLHNGGSVPIIDCDLKPSNILLDEDMVAHVADFGIAKLLSGDDSITQTMNLATIGYMAPEYGLEGRVSRQGDVYSYGILLMETFTQKKPTDEMFVGEFSIKEWVKMSCPDSLLDIIDAKLLVEEGETDTKQDCLLSIMTLALNCSAESPVERTRMKDAMNALKKIKRLLLN, encoded by the exons ATGCTTCCAAAACTTGTTGGGCTGTACATGGGGATTAATTATCTCAGTGGAAGAATCCCAAGCTCCTTATGCAATGCCACTATGCTTAATACCATAGATTTGGCTTACAATTCATTTTCTGGATACATTCCAGACATTTTTGGCAGCTTAAGAAGTCTCCAGCTGCTCAATCTTGGTAAAAATAATTTGACAAGTGATTCATCCGATTCAGAGCTAAGCATTATAAATTCTTTGACAAATTGTAGATTTCTCAAAGAGTTGACATTTTCTCGAAATCCATTGGATTCCATTCTTCCAATATCGGTAGGAAACCTTTCTACTTCTCTGGTTGACTTGAATCTTCGGGGTTGTTCAATGAGAGGCACCATTCCAGCAAGTATTGGCAACTTGAGCAGCTTGATAAAACTTGACCTTGGTACTAATAATTTTGTTGGAACCTTTCCTACTAGCATAGGGAAATTAATAAAGCTACAAGGCTTCTATTTACATGACAACCAATTGGAAGGATTTGTTCCGAATCAATTGTGTCAATTAACGAGCTTGGATTCATTTGCCGTTAAAAGCAACAAGTTCTCTGGCCCTATACCTTCTTGCTTAGGGAATCTTACCTCATTGAGATGGCTTTGGCTTTCTTCAAATGAATTCAACTCAATACCTTCCACCTTGTGGGAGCTGTCCAATTTATTGCATTTAGACTTATCTTCCAATAATTTAAGTGGATATCTCCCATTAGAGAGTGGAAATCTAAAAGCCATAAGTTGGATGTATTTATCAGGAAATCAATTTTCAGGTAGCATCCCAAGAAGCCTCAGCAATCTTATGAATTTGGCTCTTCTTACCTTAGCAAGAAACAAATTTGAAGGGCCCATCCCAGAATCATTTGGTCGTATGGTAAGTTTGGAACTCCTTGATTTATCAGAAAATAACTTGTTTGGTGTCATTCCCAAAACATTGGAGGCACTTATATATCTGAAATATTTCAATATTTCTCACAATAAGTTAAAAGGAAAAATCCCTGATGGGGGACCTTTTGCAAACTTCTCAGCTCAGTCGTTCATGGGGAATAAAGGGTTATGTGGTGCTCCACGTTTCCATTTTTCGGAATGTAAAATTGAAAAATCCCGAAAATGGAATGCACATATTGTGTTGACATATATTTTACCTGCAGCAATAGTTACCACCCTTCTTGTGGCATTCCTTTGCATCCTAAAATTCCGGAAGCACAAGGTGGTCAACAATTCAGAGGTGAATCAATCAGAAGCAAGATGGAGAAGAATATCATACTATGAAATTCAGCAAGCAATAGATAGGTTCAATGATGGCAACTTGCTTGGTGTAGGGAGTTTTGGAAGAGTGTATAAAGGAGTACTCTCAGATGGGACGAATGTTGCAGTAAAAGTGTATAATCTGGGGCTAGAAGGAGCATTTAGGAGTTTTGATGCTGAATGTGAGATATTGCGCAGTGTCCGCCATCGAAACTTAACCAAAATCATTAGCAGCTGCAGCAACATGGACTTCAAGGCATTGATCCTAAGCCTCATGCCTAATGGGAGTTTAGAGAGGTGGCTACACTCGGAACACCATGGCTTGAGTATGATCCAGAGGCTAAACATAATGATAGATGTTGCAGAAGCAATGGATTACCTGCATAATGGTGGTTCTGTACCAATTATAGACTGTGATTTGAAACCCAGCAACATATTACTAGATGAAGACATGGTTGCCCATGTGGCTGATTTTGGCATTGCAAAATTGCTGAGTGGGGATGACTCCATCACTCAAACCATGAATCTAGCCACAATAGGCTATATGGCCCCTG AATATGGACTTGAGGGAAGAGTGTCTAGGCAAGGTGATGTGTATAGCTATGGAATTTTACTTATGGAGACCTTCACACAGAAAAAACCCACTGATGAAATGTTTGTGGGAGAGTTTAGCATCAAAGAGTGGGTGAAAATGTCGTGCCCTGATTCACTACTTGATATCATTGATGCAAAATTATTGGTGGAAGAAGGAGAAACAGATACTAAACAGGACTGCTTGTTGTCTATAATGACTTTAGCTCTGAATTGCTCAGCTGAGTCTCCGGTTGAAAGGACAAGAATGAAAGACGCTATGAATGCTCTTAAGAAGATTAAAAGATTACTCTTGAACTAA
- the LOC112705587 gene encoding beta-glucosidase 46 encodes MVVFSTIERAMSVKIQILLFLCFTLSLLCGSITPIEAISKHLDPSPSFPSNFLFGTASSSYQYEGAYLSDGKGISNWDVFSHKPGNIVDGSNGDVAVDQYHRYLEDINLMEAIGVNSYRFSISWARILPKGRFGKINLAGINYYNRLIDALLLKGIQPFVTLSHFDFPQELEDRYGSWLSSQSQEDFQMFADICFKSFGDRVKYWITFNEPNLEIPFSYRSGIYPPCRCSAPFGNCTDGDSEKEPFLAAHNIILSHAAAVDIYRTKYQSKQGGKIGIVVHIDWFEPFSNSTADQLATKRAQAFTINWILDPVILGKYPREMEKILGPILPKFSSTEKEKLKRGVDFIGINHYSSYYVRDCSSPACQEQPRTSRTEGLYQQTAERNGVPLGELTPFEWLVVYPQGMKNTLIYLKDRYNNTPMFITENGYGYSYDSNPLEEDYKSDITRINYMSGHLENLAAAIREGADVRGYFAWSLLDNFEWKYGQSVRFGLYHVDYETLKRTPRSSATWYKNFIANHKTQSIVPGSYDGDHKDKEFQSNIKIIRPSLNRETSA; translated from the exons ATGGTGGTGTTTTCCACAATTGAGAGAGCTATGTCTGTGAAGATACAGATACTCCTCTTCTTATGCTTCACATTATCACTGTTATGTGGCTCCATCACTCCCATAGAAGCAATCTCAAAACACTTAGATCCGTCTCCATCTTTTCCAAGCAACTTTCTCTTTGGCACTGCTTCCTCTTCCTACCAG TACGAAGGTGCTTACTTGAGTGATGGCAAAGGAATCAGCAACTGGGATGTCTTCTCTCACAAACCAG GTAATATTGTTGATGGAAGCAATGGTGATGTTGCAGTTGATCAGTACCATCGCTATCTG GAAGATATAAATCTAATGGAAGCTATCGGAGTCAACAGTTACCGGTTTTCAATTTCATGGGCAAGAATTCTACCAA AAGGTAGATTTGGAAAAATCAACTTGGCGGGTATCAACTACTACAACAGACTTATAGATGCATTGCTACTCAAAG GTATCCAACCCTTTGTAACATTGTCTCACTTTGACTTCCCTCAAGAGCTTGAGGACAGATATGGCAGTTGGCTAAGTTCCCAGTCACA GGAAGATTTTCAGATGTTTGCGGACATATGTTTTAAATCATTTGGAGATAGAGTGAAGTACTGGATTACTTTCAATGAACCAAATCTTGAGATCCCATTTAGTTACCGTAGTGGAATATACCCACCATGTCGTTGTTCTGCTCCTTTTGGGAATTGCACTGATGGAGATTCAGAGAAGGAACCTTTTCTTGCAGCCCATAATATCATACTgtcacatgctgctgctgttgATATTTACAGAACCAAATACCAG AGTAAGCAAGGGGGGAAAATTGGCATTGTCGTGCATATTGACTGGTTTGAGCCTTTCAGCAATTCCACAGCAGATCAATTAGCAACAAAAAGAGCTCAAGCATTCACCATAAATTG GATTTTAGACCCGGTTATATTGGGAAAGTACCCAAGAGAGATGGAAAAGATTCTAGGACCCATCTTACCAAAATTTTCAAGCACTGAGAAAGAAAAACTCAAGAGAGGAGTGGATTTCATTGGCATCAATCACTACTCAAGTTACTATGTCCGAGACTGCTCATCGCCGGCATGCCAAGAACAGCCCAGAACCTCCAGAACAGAAGGTTTATATCAGCAAACAGCAGAGAGAAATGGTGTCCCACTTGGAGAGCTT ACTCCATTTGAATGGCTGGTTGTTTACCCACAAGGCATGAAGAACACTCTTATCTATCTTAAAGACAGATACAACAACACTCCAATGTTCATTACAGAAAATG GCTATGGCTATTCCTATGATTCAAATCCCCTGGAGGAAGATTATAAAAGCGATATTACCAGAATAAACTACATGTCAGGTCACTTGGAAAATCTAGCTGCAGCAATAAG GGAAGGAGCAGATGTTAGAGGTTACTTTGCATGGTCTTTGCTAGACAACTTCGAATGGAAATATGGACAGTCAGTGAGATTTGGACTATACCATGTTGATTATGAGACACTGAAAAGGACTCCAAGATCATCTGCAACTTGGTACAAGAATTTCATTGCAAATCATAAAACCCAGAGCATTGTGCCTGGATCATATGATGGTGATCACAAAGATAAAGAATTCCAGTCAAATATAAAGATTATTAGACCAAGCTTGAACCGTGAGACCAGTGCCTAG